The DNA sequence CATCAATGTTTCTAATGTGTTTCAATGTTTTACCATTTTTGTTTATGTAGTTTATGACTCCGTTTTTCTTGTGATTGTACTGTGTTTACCTTGGTAGTTATTTTGGTGTTCTGATGGCGTATGGTGGCCAGCTAGATGTAAGGATATCTCATCCTGTTATTTTATTCACTGGTGAATATGTTGTTCTTCTACCAGTTTACCTCGGAAAGTATAGAACTTTTTTCCTATTGCTTCTACAGTTTCTAAGGGAGCAAGAACCTAGATACACAGAAACTCTGGTCCGTACACGGCTGCTCCCACTTTATACATTTTCAGTGTGCCAACCATACTTAGTTGCTACAGCGAACTGGGTACTTGGAGAGCTTGCTTCCTGTCTAACTGAGGTAATCCTGTTTCTTATCCTAACTGTCTCTGTTTGAGTCATGCCTTTCATCAAACATCAACGTTGTTTTGGTATTTGCATGCTATTTAGTGTATTTGTGCTGTTTCACTTGCTTTTTCTGTTTTGCTTACCTggaattaaaacatactttttAAATACTGAATTCACTTTTCTGATACAGTCTGTAGTCACACTTGCCTTCATTTTCAGGAAATGAGTACAAATGTGTATTCTTCATTGCTCAAAGCATTGGCCATGCCAGATAATAGGAAAACTTCTTGTTACCCGGTACGGATATCAGCTGCTGGGGCAATTGCTAAACTTCTTGAGGTTAGTTCCCCTGATCATTCCTTTTATTGAGCTCTGGTTTCTTATACAATGTCATCAATGTTATTATCCTCTCTCATGTTCCTTGACTTCAGAGTGACTACCCACCACCTGAGTGGCTTCCTCTTCTTCAAGTTGTGATCGATAGGATTGGTAATGATGATGAAGAGAGCTCTGTTTTATTTCAGCTTCTCAGTTCCATGGTGGAAACTGGAGAAGAAAATGTTGCAGTTCATATCCCTTATGTTGTTTCATCGTTGGTTGGTGCACTCTCAAAGTGTATACCTCATGATTTGGAGCCATGGCCTCAAGTATGTACAAAATCCCTACGGTTAGGCTGTTGGTTTGTTATAATCTTGGATGATATGTTAGCCAAGTTGTGTATGCTGTCAGTACTGGATTAGGAAATGGACCGTGATAAGCATGCTTATGATCTGCTTCACCAGTATGATGAgagggaaaacaaaaaagaaaaggagaaaagaaaGTTTGCTTGCTGTCAACGTAGCCCGGTTCTTCTTTAGATCCCTGGTTTCATCCTAATAGTAAGAAGAAATCAAGTCAATGCAGAGGAAATGAATACAGTTTTATACTATTAAATGAAACATGTAGAATTTTAGCCATATGCCTTactgttaaaatattattgtttcaagagagagatgaaatactttacCTTAATTATTTATGCTGTAAATAGTGAACCATTCTGTACCTATTTTTGGGAAAAATGTTGGCCTTTTAAGTAGTAGGTTGCTTTTTCTTTTACAGCTAGTGTGTTTGCATCTGAAGTGAGTGCATTCAGATTTTGTCTTTCCTGCTCGTGGTTTCAACCTTGAGTTTTGATCTTACTCATAATTtatcaacatttttattttatttttgatgttgTAGTTGGTGCCAATTTAATGAATGTGTTATATGATTTGATAACATGGATGTTGTTCTCATGCTAGATGCTTGAAAAGGGATTTTCAGCATTAGCTGTTATGGCTCAATCTTGGGAAAGCTTTTTGTCTGAAGAATTTGAGCAGAATGAACGTACTGAAAAGTGGGCATCTTGCCGAGCTACTATTGGTAGagctttttcttctcttttgcaacATTTTTGGCTTGCAAACATCCATCCAATGGTTAGGCAATAACTACCTTTCTCTGTTTATATGGTAATAGTTTCATCATGTGTTCCGAGGTCATATTATTAAATGTTGTCCTCTTTCAATGATTTTGATGAGGGTCAGGAAAGTGGTGCTACTCCATCTTGCATAGACAATGCATCTACACTTCTTTGTTCCATCATGCTATCTGTTACTGAAAGCAACGATATTCTGGAGCTTAAAATATCAGAGTTGTTGATAATTTGGGCTGACCTGATTGCTCGTTGGCATGCATGGGAAGAGTCAGAGGATATGGCTGTGTTTGAGTGCATTAATGAAGTTGTCAATCTTGAAAGTAAATATGGGTTGAAAGATTTTATTCAAAGGCTAGTGCCATCTCCTCCAGCACCACCTGTGCCTAGATGTTCTGTTTTTGAAGGGATTGGTGCTTTTATAAGTGAAGCCATTTTACAATATCCATCTGCAACATGGAGAGCTTGCTCTTCTGTCCATATGTTACTGCATGTACCCAGTTACTCGTCTGAAACAGAGGGTGTGAAGCAGGCATTGGCAATTACTTTTTCTAGGGCATTATTATCTCGTTTCAGAAAAATTCAGGACAAACCGTGTTCACTTTGGAAGCCTCTTTTGCTTGCTATGTCATCATGCTATTTATGTTATCCTGAAACGGTAAAGGGTGTACTGGAGAAGGATGAAGTTGAAGGCTTCACAAACTGGGCATCCAACCTGTGTCATATCTCCTCTAGCTCGTTCGAATCTGCTATGTCAACAGAGTCTGAGATAAGGTTAATTGGTTAGTAGCATACTTTTTGTCTTCTTTATTGATATATCCATATAATGATCTATGCCTTGTGATATATTAGCCTCAGTCAGtactttttattataattttcagGAATATGTGTTACCTCTTATAcatatctaaatatataataggatatctttttataattttaggtaAGAGGTTAAATagcttttatgtttattttttaccaaattCTAAATACCAAGTCATATGATAGCATTCtgagtttttaaaatataaatgaggCCTACATGCATAAGTAAGACCATAtacaatgaaataaaataaagccaAGATCACTTGTTATGCAAAATTTGATAACTTTGTTGGTAAATAATTTAGTTGAACTTATTTTGACTTTCAGTTTCATATTAAATGGTAATTGCTTGTATAAACTATAGTATATGTTGGTTCTTTTTTCCTTACCTAAACTGAATTTGCGTTTACACCTTTCTGAAAAAAAGGTTTACAGTTCAAATTTTCTGTGTACGGGATCTGACCTCTATAATTTTATTAGTGCCAGCATCAAGTTCTTATCTAATTCATCTGGAGCTGAATTTGGGAAAGTATTGAGGGTTGTTGATGTGATTTTGTAGTATTTTGCACTTGATCattgagaaaaaaaaggaaaagaaaaattgccATATATACTTCCACAATTTAGTTACTCTTCTGCTACTTTGtgcagaaaatttttatattatacctTTAAAAGCTTTTTACTCGCTAATGGTTGGCTAGTGATTCTCAGTGATGGTCCTCGTCAAGGTAATTGAAAGTCTCATGACACTGGGGAAATCATATAATGATTTTATACAAGGATGCTTTACTTCCTTGATGGATGCATCCATTCGACTAAAAGAAATGCAGGAAGAGAAGGacgaagaagcagaagaagatgaagaggcAGAAAATGatgaggaatttgatgatgaaacagaagatgatgatgaggtTTGACAAGCAAAATATCTTGTTACATGTCTATATGTCAGGAATGCGATCTCTACATATCCTCTATAAGCTAAAATTTGTTTGAGTTCTAGAAGTCTAAAAAGGTCAAATGCAACTCAAGTGGGTTAACTTATTGTTCAGGTGTCACCTTGAAGTCAATTTTCTGCCTAGGAGTTATACACTTGAAAATTCCTAATCTCTTTTAAAATTCCAGTTTGATAATCAGAATAGAAGATATCAATTGAAAGTAAAGCACATGCATGTTGTTTGGGTTGGGTTCTGTTATTTGCACTGTTTCCCTTGCAATTCAATATTTTCAAAAGATTTTATACCTAATTATTATTCTCATCGCTTTGAAGGACTCCGAGGCTGAAGACAATGACGAAACTGAGGAAGAGTTTCTCAACAGGTATGCCAAAGCAGCAGCTGCCTTGCAAAGTGGTGTAACTATTGAAGAGGGAGATATGGACGATGAGGATCATGCGATTGAATTGGGTAGGTCTCTTCCCATTGTCCGTTGAAAtgcaaaaattgtaattttagaagaaaacaaattgaaattccTGTAAACGtggaaaagacaaaaaagaaaaaaaaaaaaaatttgattcatCTTCTCTACAGGTTGTTTGGAGGGCATTGATTTGCAAAGACTTCTGTTTTCCTTGATAGCGAGATATCACCCCATTCTGATACAAGAAAAGACAGTAGCACCGCAGCTAATTTCAAGTTTTCTAGGTGCATACCCAGAATGTCGTTTGTTCTTTGAACAACCTACGTTTAGATGAAGGGTGTTTTAGGTTGTTATCATTCCGAAATTGATTGTATCTTATCAGCCTCGGTAAGTGTGTTATTCGTTTAATTTTCAATGTTCAGAAATCATGCCTAAGTGCGGATTAAGATCACTCCTTAAACGTTAATTACCAATCTCCTTATACCTAACTGCACGAGCCATGTCTcgctaataattaattattcctttccCATCAAATTTGGGCATTAAGAGAGAATACACATATTTTGCTGcgttttgaaatttcaattgaaTGGTCAGGTTGTACAACCTGACTAACGAAGCTAAAGCTGAAGCTGGGATGAATGAATGACTGGTGGATTTTATTGGTTAAAATAGAAGGCAAGCACTGATTGAAGCAAAGTCCAAACACAAACAGTATGCGAGGGGCCACTTCCTCTGCTTTAGGAGACAAGAAGCACATTGTGTGGACTGCAGAGCAGCTCAGGCCTCAAAAGGCTTTGTAGGCTATGAACCATTCCAAGTTTGTTTTTTCactaattttcttcttctaccaATCTACCGGATTGGTTTTGGCGGTGGGTAGTTGGGGCGGGAGTCCGTATGGTTTACTTTGCACTTTGCAAAATCTAACTGCAAAAACAAAAGGATCCGATCCGTCTTATTCCATTGTGGGTCCCCCTCGCTTCCATCTTGCGGTCTTGCCCCTTCAATTATAATATTTGTGTTCCCATTACATgattaaagtttatttttccgAACAAAAAGGCCAAGGAAATGATAAATTAAACATTATAACTGGCAACTCATTCAATGCCCAGACATGCAGTTTgtccatgatttttttttttttttttgggctgaaacTGTCCAATCATGATTATACTTTATTATCGTTaagattttgatattaattcaTCCTCTATTAAGTTGTAAGAATGATGGCAATTAATAATGAACAAAAAACACTAATTTGTTACTGAGAAGAGAAGAAGTGTCAATTGTTTAGCACGTGGGATGCATGGAGACTAAAATTACGAGATAAAAAATGTATATCAAAGGAGATTAAGGGTGGGGTACATGCACTTGCACTGCATGAATgatttttacatatattgttTGTCCTGAGTCCTGACCGACCAATCTTTATTACTATtcttatttacccaaaaaaaaaaaaaagcctttattactatttcttttttggtttttacaaCTTTAGTACGAAATTATGAATACCATCTTTATCACAATTCGTATATAAATGGataatctttatatattttggaaCGAAACAAACATCAAGTGGTTT is a window from the Ziziphus jujuba cultivar Dongzao chromosome 11, ASM3175591v1 genome containing:
- the LOC107433385 gene encoding importin beta-like SAD2 homolog isoform X2, which codes for MDFAVRVAQLLSQTLSPDCNAVKTAAEALDRLSLMPQFPFSLLSIATGGENEGQKMAAATYFKNFTRRNIDGGIGSSPHPQQCSKVGKELKDQLFLALLQVQPPPVLKVLVEAFRIIVVAEFVDQNSWSELVPDLRTAIQNSSLISNGMASQWSTINALTLLHALLRPFQYFLNPKVAKEPVPVQLELIAKEILVPLLAVFHQFVEKACKINCTREVNTETALLIVCKCMYFAVKSHMPSALAPLLPVFCHDLISILGSLTFHSATILEEGYLMRLKTGKRSLQIFCALVTRHRKYSDKLMPDMINNVLGIAKCSSNISKLDFVSERIISLAFDVISHILETGPGWRLVSPHFSSLLDSAIFPALVMNEKDISEWEEDADEFLRKNLPSDLEEVSGWREDLFTARKSAINLLGVISMSKGPPTRSSSNGSSAPSKRKKGEKSKQNNQRSSIGDLLVLPFLSKFPVPSEANAIQSGVLNNYFGVLMAYGGQLDFLREQEPRYTETLVRTRLLPLYTFSVCQPYLVATANWVLGELASCLTEEMSTNVYSSLLKALAMPDNRKTSCYPVRISAAGAIAKLLESDYPPPEWLPLLQVVIDRIGNDDEESSVLFQLLSSMVETGEENVAVHIPYVVSSLVGALSKCIPHDLEPWPQMLEKGFSALAVMAQSWESFLSEEFEQNERTEKWASCRATIGRAFSSLLQHFWLANIHPMESGATPSCIDNASTLLCSIMLSVTESNDILELKISELLIIWADLIARWHAWEESEDMAVFECINEVVNLESKYGLKDFIQRLVPSPPAPPVPRCSVFEGIGAFISEAILQYPSATWRACSSVHMLLHVPSYSSETEGVKQALAITFSRALLSRFRKIQDKPCSLWKPLLLAMSSCYLCYPETVKGVLEKDEVEGFTNWASNLCHISSSSFESAMSTESEIRLIVMVLVKVIESLMTLGKSYNDFIQGCFTSLMDASIRLKEMQEEKDEEAEEDEEAENDEEFDDETEDDDEDSEAEDNDETEEEFLNRYAKAAAALQSGVTIEEGDMDDEDHAIELGCLEGIDLQRLLFSLIARYHPILIQEKTVAPQLISSFLGAYPECRLFFEQPTFR
- the LOC107433385 gene encoding importin beta-like SAD2 homolog isoform X1, whose amino-acid sequence is MDFAVRVAQLLSQTLSPDCNAVKTAAEALDRLSLMPQFPFSLLSIATGGENEGQKMAAATYFKNFTRRNIDGGIGSSPHPQQCSKVGKELKDQLFLALLQVQPPPVLKVLVEAFRIIVVAEFVDQNSWSELVPDLRTAIQNSSLISNGMASQWSTINALTLLHALLRPFQYFLNPKVAKEPVPVQLELIAKEILVPLLAVFHQFVEKACKINCTREVNTETALLIVCKCMYFAVKSHMPSALAPLLPVFCHDLISILGSLTFHSATILEEGYLMRLKTGKRSLQIFCALVTRHRKYSDKLMPDMINNVLGIAKCSSNISKLDFVSERIISLAFDVISHILETGPGWRLVSPHFSSLLDSAIFPALVMNEKDISEWEEDADEFLRKNLPSDLEEVSGWREDLFTARKSAINLLGVISMSKGPPTRSSSNGSSAPSKRKKGEKSKQNNQRSSIGDLLVLPFLSKFPVPSEANAIQSGVLNNYFGVLMAYGGQLDFLREQEPRYTETLVRTRLLPLYTFSVCQPYLVATANWVLGELASCLTEEMSTNVYSSLLKALAMPDNRKTSCYPVRISAAGAIAKLLESDYPPPEWLPLLQVVIDRIGNDDEESSVLFQLLSSMVETGEENVAVHIPYVVSSLVGALSKCIPHDLEPWPQMLEKGFSALAVMAQSWESFLSEEFEQNERTEKWASCRATIGRAFSSLLQHFWLANIHPMGQESGATPSCIDNASTLLCSIMLSVTESNDILELKISELLIIWADLIARWHAWEESEDMAVFECINEVVNLESKYGLKDFIQRLVPSPPAPPVPRCSVFEGIGAFISEAILQYPSATWRACSSVHMLLHVPSYSSETEGVKQALAITFSRALLSRFRKIQDKPCSLWKPLLLAMSSCYLCYPETVKGVLEKDEVEGFTNWASNLCHISSSSFESAMSTESEIRLIVMVLVKVIESLMTLGKSYNDFIQGCFTSLMDASIRLKEMQEEKDEEAEEDEEAENDEEFDDETEDDDEDSEAEDNDETEEEFLNRYAKAAAALQSGVTIEEGDMDDEDHAIELGCLEGIDLQRLLFSLIARYHPILIQEKTVAPQLISSFLGAYPECRLFFEQPTFR
- the LOC107433385 gene encoding importin beta-like SAD2 homolog isoform X3, which encodes MDFAVRVAQLLSQTLSPDCNAVKTAAEALDRLSLMPQFPFSLLSIATGGENEGQKMAAATYFKNFTRRNIDGGIGSSPHPQQCSKVGKELKDQLFLALLQVQPPPVLKVLVEAFRIIVVAEFVDQNSWSELVPDLRTAIQNSSLISNGMASQWSTINALTLLHALLRPFQYFLNPKVAKEPVPVQLELIAKEILVPLLAVFHQFVEKACKINCTREVNTETALLIVCKCMYFAVKSHMPSALAPLLPVFCHDLISILGSLTFHSATILEEGYLMRLKTGKRSLQIFCALVTRHRKYSDKLMPDMINNVLGIAKCSSNISKLDFVSERIISLAFDVISHILETGPGWRLVSPHFSSLLDSAIFPALVMNEKDISEWEEDADEFLRKNLPSDLEEVSGWREDLFTARKSAINLLGVISMSKGPPTRSSSNGSSAPSKRKKGEKSKQNNQRSSIGDLLVLPFLSKFPVPSEANAIQSGVLNNYFGVLMAYGGQLDFLREQEPRYTETLVRTRLLPLYTFSVCQPYLVATANWVLGELASCLTEEMSTNVYSSLLKALAMPDNRKTSCYPVRISAAGAIAKLLESDYPPPEWLPLLQVVIDRIGNDDEESSVLFQLLSSMVETGEENVAVHIPYVVSSLVGALSKCIPHDLEPWPQMLEKGFSALAVMAQSWESFLSEEFEQNERTEKWASCRATIGRAFSSLLQHFWLANIHPMGQESGATPSCIDNASTLLCSIMLSVTESNDILELKISELLIIWADLIARWHAWEESEDMAVFECINEVVNLESKYGLKDFIQRLVPSPPAPPVPRCSVFEGIGAFISEAILQYPSATWRACSSVHMLLHVPSYSSETEGVKQALAITFSRALLSRFRKIQDKPCSLWKPLLLAMSSCYLCYPETVKGVLEKDEVEGFTNWASNLCHISSSSFESAMSTESEIRKFLYYTFKSFLLANGWLVILSDGPRQGN